The following proteins are co-located in the Silene latifolia isolate original U9 population chromosome 1, ASM4854445v1, whole genome shotgun sequence genome:
- the LOC141627416 gene encoding F-box/LRR-repeat protein At3g26922-like: MAVEEKAKKRRRKNNNFQSVEQTNDLLSSLHDDILIVIISCLPLRSAVVTGLLSHRWRGLWKNISSIIMTDPKSDYNFLFSDVFLNVMMQIKSSFIHRFHLVFEARSLVSISLDSTFRWELPIGADSIILPNLKSLSLHFRYFNCECLGKLIKSCLSLEELSLKCVDNSSNGYLKCSNQNLRRLFINWRSEGKIKIVINAPKLEYLNICAPVAAVICLEEEPIALREAKLQISEKHYRLDDEEKKLKSKFYEAISSVGLITLDVAFCNVTRLTLNIKNYVDTLDTNLVLSLLKLCPVLDVFALKLEDVYTNTKNIPWLKLPSHSRRSSTLHRVLKRVEVEIDWWDYRVPSKYFVELVGFLLLSNTIDSEHFHFRLRAVRYCKKETVERIKKNGNRFMQDISSSSNGFKGT, encoded by the exons ATGGCCGTCGAAGAAAAGGCGAAGAAGAGACGGAGGAAAAATAACAACTTTCAAAGTGTAGAACAAACAAATGACCTGCTGAGTTCACTCCATGACGATATACTTATCGTGATTATCTCCTGTCTTCCTCTTCGATCAGCCGTTGTCACCGGGTTACTTTCCCATCGATGGCGTGGTCTATGGAAGAACATATCCTCCATTATCATGACCGATCCTAAGTCTGATTATAATTTTCTATTCTCTGATGTATTTCTTAACGTCATGATGCAAATTAAGTCCTCTTTCATCCATCGTTTCCATCTCGTATTTGAGG CGCGGTCACTCGTATCCATTAGCTTGGACTCAACGTTCCGTTGGGAGTTGCCTATTGGTGCCGATTCAATCATTCTACCCAATTTGAAGAGTCTAAGCCTTCATTTTCGCTATTTTAATTGCGAGTGCCTAGGAAAGCTTATCAAATCCTGTCTATCGCTTGAAGAATTGTCTTTAAAGTGCGTAGATAATTCGTCAAATGGTTATTTGAAATGTTCGAATCAAAATCTAAGACGATTATTTATAAACTGGAGGTCCGAGGGTAAAATCAAAATTGTGATTAACGCCCCAAAATTAGAGTATCTGAATATTTGTGCTCCGGTAGCTGCGGTAATTTGCCTTGAAGAAGAACCAATTGCGTTGCGTGAAGCTAAGCTCCAAATTAGTGAAAAGCATTATCGTCTAGACGATGAAGAAAAGAAGTTGAAATCAAAATTTTATGAAGCGATTTCGAGTGTTGGCTTGATTACTCTGGATGTTGCA TTTTGCAATGTTACTAGGCttacattaaacatcaaaaatTACGTCGATACCCTTGATACTAATTTAGTGTTGTCATTACTGAAATTATGCCCCGTGCTAGACGTTTTTGCTCTAAAACTTGAAGACGTTTATACTAATACTAAGAATATACCGTGGTTGAAACTCCCCTCACATTCTCGCCGTTCAAGCACCTTACATCGAGTACTCAAGAGGGTGGAGGTAGAAATCGACTGGTGGGATTACAGAGTCCCATCAAAATATTTCGTGGAGTTAGTAGGATTCTTGTTACTAAGTAACACTATCGATTCAGAGCATTTCCATTTTAGGTTACGTGCTGTGAGATATTGTAAAAAGGAAACTGTAGAACGtataaaaaagaatggaaataGATTTATGCAGGATATTTCATCAAGCTCCAATGGTTTCAAAGGGACATGA
- the LOC141645939 gene encoding F-box/LRR-repeat protein At3g26922-like, translating to MARTNENDRRSSNRSIDRLSYLPDDILIGIISLLPLQLAIATGTLSRRWRGLWSNTTSIDIAFHETYKLRNLDTTLNETMRQITSPFIHTFNIDFKKSFDLDYWAPLMDIVIRNVCNRNVHQLKVTWRDAACLYNIYTLPSVIFQTQSLVSIELGSKSGSDDDWRFPEDYDTINLPNLNSLTIHFGLNYQWIEKLVKACPSLVKLSLDCWASNMVVTLQSGTIVINAPNLEYLAIFAPKCLTFSFEEEPIMLRETKIEFSDLHQYQSDIYEAISKVRILTIDISAVDALSTMLHNVTRLTINMKWSHSLNTLLSLLKMCPKVDVLTLKFWGVDNYNEPLYRNPGNVSTSRRALRRIKSINVEIDNWVTYCKPGKSLSRLIVHLLRSTCNLEHFNLRVNDFHQDWDWLPSANCSSNQEHELKLCKKLYRWPTISSCCDVEFNGRFFKMSRKDGPKITTVNGKAVYFHPSRKGFIYKEK from the coding sequence ATCGAAGTATCGACAGGCTGAGCTATCTCCCCGACGACATTCTTATCGGAATTATTTCCCTTCTTCCTCTCCAATTAGCCATCGCTACCGGAACTTTATCCCGTCGATGGCGTGGTCTCTGGTCCAACACAACCTCTATTGACATCGCCTTCCACGAGACTTATAAATTACGTAATCTCGATACCACATTGAATGAAACCATGAGACAAATTACCTCACCTTTTATCCATACCTTCAATATCGATTTTAAAAAATCCTTTGATCTCGACTATTGGGCGCCTCTCATGGATATTGTAATTCGCAACGTTTGTAACCGGAACGTCCATCAACTTAAGGTAACATGGCGTGATGCTGCTTGTTTGTATAATATATATACATTACCAAGTGTTATTTTTCAAACGCAGTCGCTAGTGTCGATTGAATTGGGTTCCAAAAGTGGCTCGGATGATGATTGGCGATTCCCTGAGGATTATGATACCATCAATCTTCCAAATTTGAACAGCTTAACCATTCACTTTGGTCTGAATTATCAATGGATTGAAAAACTAGTTAAGGCTTGTCCGTCACTTGTAAAATTGTCGTTAGATTGCTGGGCTAGCAATATGGTTGTGACTTTGCAAAGCGGTACAATTGTGATTAATGCCCCAAATTTAGAGTACTTGGCTATTTTCGCTCCAAAATGCTTAACCTTTTCTTTTGAGGAGGAACCGATTATGCTGCGTGAAACGAAAATTGAATTTAGTGATCTTCACCAATATCAATCCGATATTTATGAGGCAATTTCTAAAGTAAGGATCCTTACCATTGATATTTCTGCAGTAGATGCCTTATCTACGATGTTACACAATGTTACTCGGCTCACAATTAATATGAAATGGAGCCATAGTTTAAATACTCTGTTGTCATTGTTAAAGATGTGTCCTAAAGTAGATGTTTTGACCCTGAAATTTTGGGGTGTCGATAATTATAACGAGCCGTTGTACCGAAATCCTGGCAATGTAAGCACCTCACGACGAGCACTCAGAAGGATAAAGTCGATAAATGTGGAAATCGATAACTGGGTAACTTATTGCAAGCCTGGGAAATCATTATCACGCCTTATAGTGCATTTGTTAAGAAGCACTTGCAATTTGGAGCACTTCAATCTTAGAGTAAATGATTTTCATCAAGATTGGGACTGGCTGCCGTCGGCTAATTGTTCGAGTAATCAAGAACATGAGTTAAAGTTGTGCAAGAAACTCTATCGATGGCCAACGATCTCCAGTTGTTGTGATGTTGAATTTAATGGGAGATTTTTCAAGATGTCTCGAAAAGATGGTCCCAAAATTACGACTGTCAATGGCAAAGCTGTCTATTTCCATCCTTCCCGGAAAGGTTTCATTTATAAAGAAAAATGA